TTGCAGGTCCTGCATTATAATCAAGATACTGATCAGTTAGGGTAGGGTTACGAATTGCAGATGATAACGATAATCTAATAATATCACGTTCATTTGGTTTATAGACTAAAGATGTAGCAGGTGAAAATAAATAGTTAAAGTTTTGATTTTTATCTATTCTAGCAGTTGCATTTAATAGCAGAGTCTCACCTAAAAATTGTTGACTATATCCAATGTACGATCCAAATTCATAATTTCTAATTTTTCTTTTAACAGTGTCTGTCTCCATTAACGGTGACATTATAGTTTCTTGAATCAAAGTACCATTTTCTAATATCCATCCGCCAATTGTTTCAGTGTAAATAGTATCTCCTAATGAATTTAATTTGGGTCTTTGTATATATTCAAATCCATCATTAAATATAGAACCTCTTGAATCAGGGGTGTATAGTCTACCATTAACTCCAATTTGAAATTCTCCAAATTGTGTTTCAATTTTTTTTTCTGATTGCAAATGATATAAACTTGATTTGTCATAAAATCTAGTCCCACCAATTAAGTTTCCATATTCATCATATCTTGTATTTGATGTAATTTCATTAAAAATGATATTAAATTCTTCACTGTTTGGGTCTAAATATGAATATGCCCATTCACCTATTGCATTATCTGCATATTCTCTAGCAAGATTATGATATTGTGCAAGTAGATTTGGGTAGTTATTTAATAGGTTTTGCATATTTTCTTGCCAACCACTAAGGCTTCCATATTCAGTTATCCATTCACTGTCTGTCATAAATCCATCAATATCGGATTGCATCATGTCGATAATTTCATCATTCCAAAATATTGCATATGAATCCCACATCCAATCTCCGTTACTAGCAGACCTATCGGTAAGAGCCTGAGCTGTTGCTACAATATCATATGAGTCTCCAGCATCTTCATGTGTAGAGTATAGTCTAATGAAAAAATTATCATTTCTTTTATATTCAATCTTATTTTGCCAAAAACGAATATTTTTTAAACTGTATCTATTATCTCCTTGATATATTGTAGTTCCGCTACCAAAATTAAATGAATAAATAAGTTCGTTTCTATTGTTCTTTTTTGTAAATAGACTGTAATCTAAGTCATTTTTATTTTCTTCTTTATAAGAAACATCATTCCATTTAATATGAAAAGCAGTATTAAATTTAAAATTTTCAGTATTGTAATCAGCTAAGGAGCCTTCTGAATAACCTGTTCTATGTACAGTTTCCATCCCAGGAAAAGCATTAAATGAAGCGGTTTTATTGTATTCATCCCCATACACATTTACTGCATCATATCCTCCAGGATTATATATATTTGACTCTGTATCATATGAAGCATCAATATTATTAGCTTCCCAATCATTTGCCTTCATTTTTTGCAAATTAATTTTGTAGCCAATTTCATAATTATTCTTTAATTTTTTATTTTCTGCATACCTAAAGCAATGTTCAATCAATGCTCTTTCTCCAATTTTTACTTGGTAGGTTGTACCTGAGAACATAAATGGATCTTTTGTTGACATATTAATTACTCCATTAAATGCATTTGGACCATATAATGCAGAATTTGCACCAACAATAATTTCTACACCCTTAGTATCTAGCTCGGTGGTTCCTAAGAAGTTACCTAGTGAAAAATTTAACCCAGGTGATTGATTATCAACACCATCAATAATTTGTAATGATCTTACTGGTGAAGTACTATTAAATCCTCTAGTATTAATTATTTTAAAACCTAAGCTAGCTGAAGTTAAATCTACACCTTTTAAACTTCCTAGTCCTTCATAAAAACTTGATGCAGGTGTTTCTTTTATTGCAATTACATCCATTGCTTCAATTGTTACTGGAGATTGTTTAAGTTTTTTGCTTAATCTGTTA
This is a stretch of genomic DNA from Flavobacteriales bacterium TMED191. It encodes these proteins:
- a CDS encoding TonB-dependent receptor, which produces MILMMSFKQLIIFIKNLNFHLTFNFIVKNPLHKILHYFLFINIFFGYKIISQNTIKGSIKDKNSSDLLIGANIIIKNQNRGATTDFNGSFIIQTDSLPVNLECSYIGYKTEVINIKKIDQNLIIKLTKDELILSDINIVDNRLSKKLKQSPVTIEAMDVIAIKETPASSFYEGLGSLKGVDLTSASLGFKIINTRGFNSTSPVRSLQIIDGVDNQSPGLNFSLGNFLGTTELDTKGVEIIVGANSALYGPNAFNGVINMSTKDPFMFSGTTYQVKIGERALIEHCFRYAENKKLKNNYEIGYKINLQKMKANDWEANNIDASYDTESNIYNPGGYDAVNVYGDEYNKTASFNAFPGMETVHRTGYSEGSLADYNTENFKFNTAFHIKWNDVSYKEENKNDLDYSLFTKKNNRNELIYSFNFGSGTTIYQGDNRYSLKNIRFWQNKIEYKRNDNFFIRLYSTHEDAGDSYDIVATAQALTDRSASNGDWMWDSYAIFWNDEIIDMMQSDIDGFMTDSEWITEYGSLSGWQENMQNLLNNYPNLLAQYHNLAREYADNAIGEWAYSYLDPNSEEFNIIFNEITSNTRYDEYGNLIGGTRFYDKSSLYHLQSEKKIETQFGEFQIGVNGRLYTPDSRGSIFNDGFEYIQRPKLNSLGDTIYTETIGGWILENGTLIQETIMSPLMETDTVKRKIRNYEFGSYIGYSQQFLGETLLLNATARIDKNQNFNYLFSPATSLVYKPNERDIIRLSLSSAIRNPTLTDQYLDYNAGPATLIGNIDGFGYNENFVTVDAMLDCLAAENSSLGNADGAALKYGKLEIDPIQPEKVKTIELGIRTTLLNKIYLDASYYYSLYNNFIGYQFGATYNTSQLNQISATAEDVDLGWAEYIGQEIDDYTSIIPSSTKFWRVAANASGKIQTQGFSIGINYYMNENTALNGNYSWNKLINEETRDPLVPAFNTPEHKFNLGLSNKFRISQKQKTKYNLSFNYRWIKGFLFEGSPQFTGQVPSYGTLDAQINRDIKLMNKFMSNFKIGVSNLLNNKVYQVYGGPRVGRMSYFALTIDID